A single window of Macellibacteroides fermentans DNA harbors:
- the rpsR gene encoding 30S ribosomal protein S18: MAAAQSEIRYLTPPSVDVKKKKYCRFKKNGIRYIDYKDPEFLKKFLNEQGKILPRRITGTSLKFQRRIAQAVKRARHLALLPFVTDLMK; this comes from the coding sequence ATGGCAGCAGCACAATCAGAAATCAGATACTTAACTCCTCCATCAGTAGACGTTAAGAAAAAGAAATATTGCCGTTTCAAAAAGAACGGTATCCGGTACATCGATTACAAAGATCCTGAATTCTTGAAGAAATTCCTGAATGAACAAGGAAAGATTCTTCCACGTCGTATTACTGGTACTTCATTGAAGTTCCAACGTCGTATTGCTCAGGCAGTAAAGAGAGCTCGTCACTTGGCGTTGCTTCCTTTCGTAACCGATTTGATGAAATAA
- the rpsF gene encoding 30S ribosomal protein S6, producing the protein MNNYETVFILTPVLSDAQMKEAVEKFTNLLKAEGAEIVNEENWGLRKLAYPIDKKTTGFYQLVEFKANPETIATLEVNFRRDERVIRFLTFRQDKYAAEYAAKRRHLKSSKETVKEN; encoded by the coding sequence ATGAACAATTACGAAACCGTTTTCATTTTGACTCCCGTTTTGTCTGACGCACAGATGAAGGAAGCGGTAGAAAAATTCACAAACCTTCTGAAAGCTGAAGGTGCTGAAATCGTGAATGAAGAGAACTGGGGATTGCGCAAGCTTGCTTATCCTATCGACAAGAAGACGACAGGCTTCTACCAGTTAGTTGAATTCAAAGCAAATCCGGAAACTATCGCTACATTGGAAGTTAACTTCCGTCGTGACGAGCGTGTGATTCGCTTCCTGACTTTCCGTCAGGATAAGTATGCCGCAGAATACGCAGCAAAGAGAAGACATTTGAAATCATCTAAAGAAACAGTAAAGGAGAACTAA
- a CDS encoding polysaccharide biosynthesis protein has translation MAFLQIQFNRGELYRFVCFALGAGLLIQLVFKLYRGIIRHASIQEASRLLAALFCKELILLIAILLYSGFSSQWLAIVLLDLLISFFLVISVRALLVSIYFTLVGGNLNGNRLLFIYGTDNHSIALINWVRSGALHPYVAVGLLSTDMSQSGLRIGGLPVFAISTPDSFRKLLTHVRLQTVMFPDYATVQHERNRFVEVCLQSNIELLVAPPVELLDNPEKTREHMREIKIEDLLGREQISINMDEISSVLKEEVILVTGAAGSIGSEICRLLASIRVKQLILFDNAETPMHDLRLEIQDRYPMQSFVPIIGDVRIKSRLEFVFTKYAPTVVFHAAAYKHVPLMEEYPCEAIRTNVDGTRKLADMSVLHSVKRFIMISTDKAVNPTNVMGASKRIAEMYVQSLSFKIDEARGKTQFITTRFGNVLGSNGSVVARFREQIRRGGPVTVTHPDIFRYFMTIPEASRLVLEAVTLGRGGEIFVFDMGEPVKIADMARRMIQLAGLIPDEQVKVVFAGLRPGEKLYEELLTDSEFTVPTRHPKIRIAKVRRYEWNEVSTAVDQLIRMAESEESEQVIRLMKKLVPEFISNHSPYEIYDPKN, from the coding sequence TTGGCATTTCTTCAAATTCAATTTAATAGGGGAGAGCTTTATCGTTTTGTTTGTTTTGCTTTAGGAGCAGGTCTGCTTATTCAACTTGTCTTTAAACTATACCGTGGTATAATCCGACACGCTTCTATTCAGGAAGCCAGTAGATTGCTTGCTGCCTTATTTTGTAAAGAACTGATATTGTTGATTGCTATCCTGCTTTATTCGGGATTTTCTTCACAGTGGCTTGCTATCGTATTGCTGGATTTGCTAATCTCTTTCTTCTTGGTAATCAGCGTAAGGGCCTTGTTGGTTAGTATCTATTTTACTCTTGTTGGAGGTAATTTAAATGGAAATCGCCTTTTATTTATATACGGCACTGATAATCATAGCATAGCATTAATAAATTGGGTTAGAAGCGGTGCATTACACCCCTATGTAGCTGTGGGTTTACTGTCTACAGATATGTCACAAAGCGGATTGCGAATAGGTGGACTTCCCGTTTTTGCTATTAGTACACCTGATTCATTTCGGAAACTTCTCACTCATGTGAGGTTGCAAACGGTGATGTTTCCAGATTATGCTACAGTGCAGCACGAACGTAATCGATTTGTTGAAGTATGCCTTCAATCCAATATTGAACTGCTTGTAGCTCCTCCTGTAGAATTACTTGATAATCCAGAGAAGACTCGTGAGCATATGAGGGAAATTAAAATAGAGGATTTGCTCGGACGTGAACAGATATCCATCAACATGGATGAAATTTCATCAGTACTTAAGGAGGAGGTGATTCTTGTTACTGGAGCCGCTGGTTCTATTGGAAGCGAGATATGCAGGTTGCTGGCAAGTATCCGAGTGAAACAACTTATTTTATTTGATAATGCAGAAACCCCCATGCATGATTTAAGACTCGAGATACAAGATAGGTACCCCATGCAAAGTTTTGTACCTATCATAGGAGATGTACGTATTAAGTCAAGATTGGAGTTCGTTTTCACTAAATATGCTCCAACGGTGGTTTTCCATGCTGCAGCTTATAAACATGTACCCTTGATGGAGGAGTATCCATGTGAGGCGATTCGGACCAATGTTGACGGAACCAGAAAGCTTGCAGATATGTCTGTTTTGCATTCTGTTAAGCGCTTTATTATGATATCTACCGACAAGGCTGTAAATCCTACCAATGTTATGGGGGCATCCAAGCGCATTGCAGAAATGTACGTACAAAGTCTTAGTTTTAAAATAGATGAAGCACGGGGTAAAACGCAATTTATTACTACCAGATTTGGAAATGTTCTTGGGTCAAATGGTTCGGTAGTAGCTCGTTTCAGGGAACAGATTCGCCGTGGGGGACCTGTTACTGTTACTCATCCTGATATTTTCAGGTATTTTATGACAATTCCGGAGGCTTCTCGATTGGTTCTCGAAGCTGTTACTTTAGGGAGAGGTGGAGAAATATTCGTTTTTGACATGGGTGAACCTGTGAAGATCGCTGATATGGCCAGGAGGATGATTCAATTGGCCGGGCTTATTCCTGATGAGCAGGTGAAGGTTGTCTTTGCCGGATTGCGTCCCGGAGAGAAACTCTATGAGGAATTGCTGACCGATTCGGAGTTTACAGTTCCTACCAGACACCCTAAAATCCGAATAGCGAAAGTGAGAAGATATGAATGGAATGAGGTTAGTACAGCTGTGGATCAATTGATTCGGATGGCTGAATCGGAAGAATCTGAACAGGTTATTCGCTTAATGAAAAAACTTGTTCCCGAATTTATAAGTAACCATTCTCCATACGAAATCTATGATCCTAAAAATTAG
- a CDS encoding alpha/beta hydrolase, translated as MIKKFLFAFILISIGFSAQGQYITELPGTDYKYRILHMADDYAGKVVCTLVKREPVSKDGPAILYVHGYNDYFFQRALGDSAATHGYNFYALDLRKYGRSILPDQDAFFAKNLSEYFADLDTAIAIIKAEGNRDIILMAHSTGGLITPLYLQSKGNKLPVSALILNSPFLDMNMSWFMEEVVIPVISFIGNYFPNLEVEGKGISQYAHSLLKRFHGEWEYNENWKKTTGHPKKAGWIHAIHKGHQTIQKGLNLTCPILVMSSDKSIPETKIWNELYHTSDIVLDVKDIQKYGKMLGSRVTCKQIHNGKHDLILSNEPARKETYQVIFSWLKQQSGK; from the coding sequence ATGATAAAGAAGTTTTTATTTGCTTTTATACTGATATCTATTGGATTTTCTGCTCAAGGACAATATATAACCGAACTTCCCGGAACAGATTACAAATATAGGATACTGCATATGGCTGACGACTATGCAGGTAAAGTAGTTTGCACATTAGTAAAGAGAGAGCCTGTCAGTAAAGACGGACCAGCCATTTTGTATGTTCACGGATACAACGATTATTTCTTTCAACGAGCGCTGGGAGACAGTGCTGCAACACATGGATATAACTTTTATGCACTGGATCTACGGAAGTACGGTCGGTCCATTTTACCTGATCAAGATGCATTTTTCGCAAAAAACCTTTCAGAATATTTTGCCGACCTGGATACAGCAATTGCTATCATCAAAGCGGAAGGTAACCGGGATATTATCCTTATGGCACATTCTACAGGTGGACTTATTACTCCGCTTTACCTACAAAGTAAGGGCAACAAACTTCCTGTAAGTGCATTAATATTAAACAGTCCCTTCCTCGATATGAATATGAGCTGGTTTATGGAAGAGGTTGTCATACCTGTTATTTCATTTATTGGAAACTATTTCCCTAATCTGGAAGTGGAAGGAAAAGGAATTTCCCAATATGCACATAGCTTACTGAAACGCTTTCATGGAGAGTGGGAATATAACGAAAACTGGAAAAAAACAACCGGACATCCCAAAAAGGCAGGATGGATCCATGCAATACACAAAGGACATCAAACCATTCAAAAAGGATTAAACCTAACCTGTCCGATTCTGGTCATGTCGTCCGACAAGTCCATACCTGAAACGAAAATATGGAATGAGCTATATCATACTTCCGACATCGTACTTGATGTAAAAGATATCCAAAAGTACGGAAAGATGCTGGGAAGCCGTGTTACATGCAAGCAAATTCATAACGGCAAACATGACTTGATCTTATCCAACGAGCCTGCAAGAAAGGAAACTTATCAGGTTATATTCAGTTGGTTAAAACAACAATCAGGCAAGTAA
- the rplI gene encoding 50S ribosomal protein L9 translates to MQVILKEDVVNLGYKDDIVTVKDGYGRNFLIPQGKAVIASDSAKKVLAENLKQRAHKLAKIKADAQELAAKLEGVSLTIGAKTSSTGTIFGSVTNIQVAEALAKAGFEVDRKIIYIKESVKEVGTYKATVKLHKEVSVEISFEVVAE, encoded by the coding sequence ATGCAAGTTATTTTGAAAGAAGACGTAGTTAACTTAGGCTACAAAGACGATATCGTAACAGTTAAAGACGGTTACGGACGTAACTTTCTAATCCCCCAGGGTAAAGCTGTGATTGCATCAGATTCTGCTAAAAAAGTGTTAGCAGAAAACTTAAAACAACGTGCTCACAAGTTGGCCAAAATTAAGGCAGATGCTCAGGAATTGGCTGCTAAGTTGGAAGGTGTTTCACTTACAATTGGTGCAAAAACAAGTTCTACAGGAACAATCTTTGGTTCTGTAACAAATATTCAGGTTGCTGAAGCATTGGCAAAAGCTGGATTCGAAGTAGATCGTAAGATCATTTACATCAAAGAATCTGTAAAAGAAGTTGGTACTTACAAAGCTACTGTTAAGCTTCACAAAGAAGTTTCTGTTGAAATTTCTTTTGAGGTTGTTGCTGAATAA
- a CDS encoding BT0820 family HAD-type phosphatase yields MVIAVDFDGTIVTHKYPKIGEEIPFAIESLKLIQKEGRHLLILWTVREGDLLDEAVAFCKERGLNFYAVNKNDPEEVAGKAPRKLTADLFIDDRNFGGLPDWGLIYNTLKNNDSRACFSTDVFLKGAMVQEEQPKKSKFFGLIR; encoded by the coding sequence ATGGTAATTGCGGTTGATTTTGATGGAACTATTGTAACTCATAAATATCCTAAAATAGGTGAAGAGATTCCTTTCGCCATTGAATCCCTTAAGTTGATTCAGAAAGAGGGTAGGCATTTACTTATCTTGTGGACCGTTCGTGAAGGCGATCTATTAGATGAGGCTGTTGCTTTTTGTAAAGAGAGGGGGCTAAACTTTTATGCCGTTAACAAGAATGATCCTGAAGAAGTTGCTGGAAAGGCACCACGTAAGCTGACCGCCGATCTGTTTATTGACGACCGTAACTTTGGTGGACTACCTGATTGGGGGCTGATTTACAATACGCTGAAAAACAATGACAGCAGAGCCTGTTTTTCTACAGATGTTTTTTTAAAGGGTGCTATGGTACAGGAGGAACAACCTAAGAAAAGTAAATTTTTTGGTTTGATTCGCTGA